The Delphinus delphis chromosome 7, mDelDel1.2, whole genome shotgun sequence genome includes a window with the following:
- the LOC132428694 gene encoding RNA-binding motif protein, X chromosome-like, with translation MVEADRPGKLFIGGLNTETNEKALEAVFGKYGRIVEVLLMKDRETNKSRGFAFVTFESPADAKDAARDMNGKSLDGKAIKVEQATKPSFESGRRGPPPPPRSRGPPRGLRGGRGGSGGTRGPPSHGRHMDDGGYSMNFNMSSSRGPLPVKRGPPPRSGGPPPKRSAPSGPVRSSSGMGGRAPVSRGRDSYGGPPRREPLPSRRDVYLSPRDDGYSTKDSYSSRDYPSSRDTRDYAPPPRDYTYRDYGHSSSRDDYPSRGYSDRDGYGRDRDYSDHPSGGSYRDSYESYGNSRSAPPTRGPPPSYGGSSRYDDYSSSRDGYGGSRDSYSSSRSDLYSSGRDRVGRQERGLPPSMERGYPPPRDSYSSSSRGAPRGGGCGGSRSDRGGGRSRY, from the coding sequence atggTTGAAGCAGATCGCCCAGGAAAGCTCTTCATCGGTGGCCTCAAtacagaaacaaatgagaaagctCTTGAAGCAGTATTTGGCAAATATGGACGAATAGTGGAAGTTCTCTTGATGAAAGATCGTGAAACCAACAAATCTAGAGGATTTGCTTTTGTCACCTTCGAAAGCCCAGCAGATGCTAAGGATGCAGCGAGAGACATGAATGGAAAGTCCTTAGATGGAAAAGCCATCAAGGTAGAACAAGCCACTAAACCATCATTTGAAAGTGGTAGACGTGgaccacctccacctccaagaAGCAGAGGCCCTCCAAGAGGCCTTAGAGGCGgaagaggaggaagtggaggaacCAGGGGACCTCCCTCACATGGAAGGCACATGGACGACGGTGGTTATTCCATGAATTTTAACATGAGTTCTTCCAGGGGACCACTTCCAGTAAAAAGAGGACCACCACCACGAAGTGGGGGTCCTCCTCCTAAAAGATCTGCCCCTTCAGGACCAGTTCGCAGCAGCAGTGGAATGGGAGGAAGAGCTCCTGTATCACGTGGAAGAGATAGTTATGGAGGTCCACCTCGAAGGGAACCCCTGCCCTCTCGTAGAGATGTTTATTTGTCCCCAAGAGATGATGGATATTCTACTAAAGACAGCTATTCAAGCAGAGATTACCCAAGTTCTCGTGATACAAGAGATTATGCACCACCACCAAGAGATTATACTTACCGTGATTATGGTCATTCCAGTTCACGTGATGACTATCCATCCAGAGGCTATAGTGATAGAGATGGCTATGGTCGTGATCGTGACTATTCAGATCATCCAAGTGGAGGTTCCTACAGAGATTCATATGAGAGTTATGGTAACTCACGTAGTGCTCCACCTACACGAGGGCCCCCGCCATCTTATGGTGGAAGCAGTCGCTATGATGATTACAGCAGCTCACGTGACGGATATGGTGGAAGTCGAGACAGTTACTCAAGCAGCCGAAGTGATCTCTACTCAAGTGGTCGTGATCGGGTTGGCAGacaagaaagagggcttcccccTTCTATGGAAAGGGGGTACCCTCCTCCACGAGATTCCTACAGCAGTTCAAGCCGCGGAGCACCAAGAGGTGGTGGCTGTGGAGGAAGCCGATCTGATAGAGGGGGAGGCAGAagcagatattaa